A segment of the Lycium ferocissimum isolate CSIRO_LF1 chromosome 5, AGI_CSIRO_Lferr_CH_V1, whole genome shotgun sequence genome:
ACACAATACCCAACTACAGTAATCAAGTTCTTATGATGAACGCTCATCAGGAGACTAGCCTGTCCAATTTTTATATGCGTACATCGAGGTGATCAAATTAgtgtaaataaatataataagaaggaataaaaatatatatatattcagttCATTTCTGTACTAGAAATTATTTCAATTTACCTCAGAGTGGAATTCCTTGAAGCCTTGAGCTGAAGATGGGGATAGCATCTTAACTGCTACGTCACGGTCATCAGTATTTATATAGCCAAGATAAACTGTGCCAAAACCTCCTTGTCCCAGGATATTTTGGAAGTTATTTGTCAAGTACAAGACCTCTGAGTATGTAAACTGCCGATTTTTCAACTCAAATGCAATATTTTGATCACTCTTTTTGCTTTCTGTTTCAGTGACAATCTTCCCAGCTGTTAgagaaattaaattaatttcttcaatAAGTAACACATCATCGTACGTACGTGCAAGTCCTTTTATTGtttgtatatacatatttacctTGTTTGTTTTTCCCTCGGAAAATCCAAAGAAGTAGTAGTAAAACCAAGAGGCCAATGACCACCACAGATGCAACAATTGATGCGAGTACAGGAGCACTAAGCTTCTAGTTTTTCTTCTCAGGGGGTCTATTACTTCCGCCATCACTTTTATCGTAGCTGtaagtcaaaataattaaaaatcttAACCAATGTCTATGTTGAAAACATAAtcaagtaaataaaagtgtagCTTCTCTAATGTTAATCTTTTATAATATAAGTTGATCAAACAATTCAATATCAAATCAGGCTGAGGTTCCGGATTTAAGTCTCATCACCACCTAGAACAACATGTGagggaaatgaaaaagaagagttTTTGATAAGTTGGTCGCACAAATTAGACCATGACCAATTATTTAGGAAACTAATATCATAGGGGAGAGAACATTTTAAACCTTAGATGCTTTTGTGTACTATATACTAAAATAATTTATGGTTTCTGAGAGGCAACCGAAACCTCAACAATAGAGAGCCATCTTTTGCTTTTGCCAGCAGCTCTGCCGGAATTGGTCCTGAGAAACTGTTTCCTTTCAAGTATCTGTTAAATTAAGAGAACCAAATTACAATGTATCttctaattaaataaataattgaaaagGAGGTCAGTTAATTATATGAATGAGTAAATTACAGCACTCTTAAGAAGGCTAGTTGAGAGAGAATAGCAGGCACCTCCCCTGTCAGCTTATTGTTGACAAGTCCCTTCAAGAGAAGCACAAGATTGTTACAAGTACTGCTCCTATATTTTAATTTGtcttactttttcttttagtcTGTTAAAGAAACtacctctttctatatttaaaatgAAGAATTCTACAAGTCATGTTTAAGATTAcaaaatttacaaaatatctTGATACATAACACATATTTAGTTTCTGGTCAAATTGAAACGCTTTAATTAAAACGGAGGGTAATAGCTAGTTTGGCCCAAGTGATAAAAAGTTGGAGTGAGTACTTATATACTTACAGATAGTCTAGCTTTGTGAGATTTGCTATATAAGGCGATATTGTCCCATATAATTCGCTTGAAGATAAGTTTCTAATCAACAAACTTTAAATTAGTTTCATCatccaaaacaaaattaattatttgtaCAAAAGAAACTTGAAAGGTGATGACAATACAAGAGTACTATCCTGGAGGGATCCACATCAGAATTGCATGTGAGACCAATCCAAATGTCAACTTCAGGACCGCATGGATCTCCTTGCCAGTTTCTTTTGATCCCATACGTCGATTTCACATTCATAATAGCCTCAACTATTagcatacacatatataattggCGTCAAATATAAAATTAACCCGTGAAAATATAATTGGTTCAATCCACCCAATTTGAGCGTGTTGAATTTCGCACATATTTATTGCCATTTATTTTGGGGATAGTCCAACGTAGTCAATTTAATATATGTAGCCAAAATTTGCTCATAAAATTAtcaaaacataatttttttttggtttgattcgtttgatatagtcataataaataaaagaaaaagtttttatTAGTTTAATCTAGTGTAAATTATAATACAAACAAACCCATTGTTTTGCCCAAAGTGACTCGCCCATCTTTGACGCAATTAAATTTTGAGCCGATTATGATCCAACCAGTTTATTAATTTAACCTGTTTTAGCCCAAAATGTAGCATATTCATctcatttgacacccctagatGTAATTACAAAAAATGAGAGAAATATTTGCTCATACCTTTCTTAATCTTAAAGACGAAACATTCTAATGTCTGCAATAGTTTACAAAATTTTAAACAGTGATCTAACATTTTCTCAAAAGACTTTGAGTTTGCTTAAAAAGGATCTTTTGACCGTGGTTTAATTAAAGGTTgataaattgaaagaaaagaatagaTCATTTACTAAACAATGGTGAAAATTTGTGAATTTGTAGAGAAACATACCATCTACGTCAGAAGTTTGAGAGGTTATGATTTGATTCACCACTTTATAAATCTCAATGGCATTGATGATGGGTGGATGAATTGAATTTCCCGTTCTGTTGAGCGAAATTTGGTGGTTGGCTCTTGGTGTTAGAGCCTTTCTTGAATAAACTGTGAACGGGTACAAATAGTCCAGAACCACTGGTCCATAGTAGATATTTCCATTAAGATAAATATTGAATTGCCTATTCAAGTGGTTGGCTTGAATTTCTGCAAAGTGCAGGTAGAGATAATGCTCGTCTGTCGAATTTGCAGGTTTCCACGAAAATGTTATTCCATCACCTGATATCGCTGTGCTCATCACCTTTGATGGTGATTTAAAATCGTTGTTGTTAATGGTTGAAGAAGTGCTCAGTGATATGGTGTTTTCCACATGTTCATTATATGGAAACCATATACGATCGTATACGTCATCTTGGTACCTAAATAACCATGGAGGGAACAGAGTATATATTATCTGTCTTTTAAGATTTCTGCACTTTATAAGAatgaatttccaagaaaaaacCAGTAATAaatgtttcttgtttttttttttttttttaaaacgtcAAATATTCTGAAATAAATACAGTTTTGAGATAGGGAGTATTTACCTTACAAATTGAGTGGATGGTGTTGAGCCAAAATCAAGGCGCATCATTGTTTGTAGTGACCCCGATGTGGTCTCGTACATGCTTGAGTTGAAGGGCCTCAGTTCTAGTGTGGATATAAATGGTGTTCCTCGACCAGTATTTACTAGACAAACCTGTACAAAATCCGACGAGAGAGCATGTATGATCTCTATAAGAAATGTTGTGGAAGCATTGACGATTTCAATTCTGTCCCAATAGTCAACTCCAAGATGAAGATCGAAAACGGGTGGTTGGCTATTCCCGTCATAATTTCCGTACAAAAATCTTGCCCTGATTAAGTATTTGTTTCCTTTTCCATTGGAAACTCTAATGGTATAGCAATTTTTTATTCCTCGAGGAAAGCTTGTGAGGACCAACAATTGT
Coding sequences within it:
- the LOC132058613 gene encoding LOW QUALITY PROTEIN: putative leucine-rich repeat receptor-like protein kinase At2g19210 (The sequence of the model RefSeq protein was modified relative to this genomic sequence to represent the inferred CDS: inserted 1 base in 1 codon; deleted 1 base in 1 codon), with the translated sequence MTKALIFVFLIRISVFALEANAQVEKSASNNTLNFFPGFISIDCGIPQGSNYTDATTGLYYVSDSGFIDTGTNATISTEFQTTGLEQQLLVLTSFPRGIKNCYTIRVSNGKGNKYLIRARFLYGNYDGNSQPPVFDLHLGVDYWDRIEIVNASTTFLIEIIHALSSDFVQVCLVNTGRGTPFISTLELRPFNSSMYETTSGSLQTMMRLDFGSTPSTQFVRYQDDVYDRIWFPYNEHVENTISLSTSSTINNNDFKSPSKVMSTAISGDGITFSWKPANSTDEHYLYLHFAEIQANHLNRQFNIYLNGNIYYGPVVLDYLYPFTVYSRKALTPRANHQISLNRTGNSIHPPIINAIEIYKVVNQIITSQTSDVDVEAIMNVKSTYGIKRNWQGDPCGPEVDIWIGLTCNSDVDPSRIVLLNLSSSELYGTISPYIANLTKLDYLYLKGNSFSGPIPAELLAKAKDGSLLLSYDKSDGGTGKIVTETESKKSDQNIAFELKNRQFTYSEVLYLTNNFQNILGQGGFGTVYLGYINTDDRDVAVKMLSPSSAQGFKEFHSEASLLMSVHHKNLITVVGYCVEGTNLRLIYEYMPNGSLDKHLSDKTPHLLTWEQRLQIALDAAQGLEYLHHGCQPPIIHRDVKPSNILLDDKLHAKLADFGLSRILPVTLGGGHVTTIIAGSPGYLDPEYYRSNKLTENSDAYSFGVVLLEIITGRNWIGKHDNIYVXTWVNGMLEKRDVTKVIDPRVRGEVDVNSAWKVVDLAMACVSLDHPSRPAMSVVVLILKQCLREIIDYDSN